One Eleginops maclovinus isolate JMC-PN-2008 ecotype Puerto Natales chromosome 22, JC_Emac_rtc_rv5, whole genome shotgun sequence DNA segment encodes these proteins:
- the LOC134858676 gene encoding uncharacterized protein LOC134858676 isoform X2 translates to MFRSTMEPGNQTGPDSVQNWSDTTLGTKPHTSLILPLDAGCWAFDPTDANRTTTSASILNETQMDYDNVSATENPCPRTSHFNEIPWARNYLSQPITPSNIPAADATTNGSSSSCKKVQTNVQSRVRPVSFSLPKRSCLLLHQSAAVFIQAGRGSGLSGKQEGVMLQEKVSDQQLRSPVPAEVGHWDNGDQNQCPVDKPGIQHSGTIMSTERGTGGHVPLCNGSVIPVEESGSEGRVSSLNDSGTGAQIYLNSGVPGPVPGPVPGPVPGPVPDSVCKTHDDLDNQEVDPPQGLVFPAQYPPKTSSPGVLNETLNPTQPKEPSVPPPNRPAEPFCRVLSRDGTRVFLWPSEMVSSTRTSPSISFSINPLLYDFRAHHRARDGGEGGRKRGPGEGRGIKPAVIKQSGQGVVAGGREVKTDERGEEDEGGQAGIPEEVAAHCSDAAPDRWGSRDERALKCVSAEPGLKKTASRRKRRRRGGVRKRGRRKRGEETERRRRRRRIISFESQTLEGRGEERVKREEKVPLSNVRRGEDGRIKGDQTGERVRAGRSDERRAGLLSNLPVAGCNRCSQLRLQVESEHQSQQSDRRKLLRGGEACNPAISPIPGSAIEAPRCPAGVEMHEITGGRLGERRNLIGGECSPVISGASLHEAAGICLVPAAPPGETACHTAISLVPAPVTDAAWRQRQTTQRTEAQRRGPSDVTPPRKAISEEGKAAQKRKVEAMEDGEAPRKRRKRGRRQARRAACFLREDRARRGVSADLQEGPETLDNFLCRIKHPLCHETEDTFSCDTLVDEGTRKDCMDELLRDLQCEEQDTARDNPTDTHNQSSEKDEEPSPSRVDRLNDTHGDILTCSTTHTHHRQSEERQTNSGEASGFCEQTAAQSSEAKNNQSEEDKTNHFQTQSVLSDAVIDYKSCGGIDGGLCDRLSRSHECNLDLLARSTNATHANHRQHKQTQGDQTSECCAAQSSDASYSDLNTSDNQSEEDKTNHFQTQSLLSEGIDQTCDRSPGTDCNHSTGDLLACSTNATHADHRQSEERQTIGAKASGYCEPTAAQSSEEDRTNPFQNKSLLSDAVVDYKACVGVDQKVNRSHCAAVDGRKKRKQEEEEEERRKAKEVWEKQWVRRKERERRKEFLYAEKRPCFPLPPQCIFLPPSLSSSSSFSFRHTIIQHHLSLLPPPSHLHSYPHLLPSFSPHLSLNPPPPPPPPPPPLHPPFYSSSPMSFLDSPAQFPLAAAFHPMQSHLPPLYPPPPHPAVLPLQVLF, encoded by the exons ATGTTCAGATCCACCATGGAACCAGGAAACCAGACTGGACCGGACTCAGTGCAGAACTGGAGCGACACGACACTGGGAACAA aGCCTCACACCTCGCTGATTCTCCCGCTGGACGCCGGGTGCTGGGCGTTCGACCCGACGGACGCCAACAGAACCACAACCTCTGCCAGCATCCTCAACGAGACGCAGATGGACTACGATAACGTGTCCGCCACAGAGAACCCTTGCCCCAGAACCAGCCACTTTAACGAGATCCCCTGGGCTCGCAATTATTTAAGCCAGCCCATTACTCCCAGTAACATCCCAGCAGCTGACGCCACAACTAATggctccagcagctcctgcaaGAAGGTCCAGACCAACGTCCAGAGCAGAGTCCGGCCCGTGTCCTTTTCGCTGCCCAAGAGGAGCTGCCTCCTGCTCCACCAGTCAGCCGCCGTCTTCATCCAGGCCGGGCGGGGGTCCGGGTTGTCGGGGAAGCAGGAGGGTGTGATGCTGCAGGAGAAGGTCTCAGATCAGCAGCTCAGATCTCCAGTTCCTGCAGAAGTGGGTCACTGGGACAACGGGGACCAGAACCAGTGCCCTGTTGATAAACCTGGAATCCAGCACTCTGGGACGATTATGTCCACTGAGAGGGGGACTGGAGGCCATGTTCCTTTATGTAATGGCAGTGTGATCCCAGTAGAGGAGTCTGGGAGTGAAGGCCGGGTTTCCTCACTTAACGACAGCGGGACTGGAGCTCAGATTTATCTAAACAGTGGGGTACCAGGGCCGGTACCAGGGCCGGTACCAGGGCCGGTACCAGGGCCGGTACCAGACTCAGTTTGCAAAACCCACGACGATTTGGACAATCAAGAGGTCGACCCTCCCCAAGGTCTGGTTTTCCCCGCTCAGTATCCGCCCAAAACATCGTCTCCTGGGGTTTTAAATGAGACTTTAAACCCGACTCAACCCAAAGAACCGAGTGTCCCGCCTCCAAACCGCCCCGCAGAGCCGTTCTGTCGGGTCCTGAGCCGGGACGGCACCCGGGTTTTCCTCTGGCCGTCGGAGATGGTCAGCTCCACCCGGACGTCGCCTTCCATCTCCTTCAGCATCAACCCTCTGCTGTACGACTTCAGAGCCCACCACAGGGCCCGGGACGGGGGCGAGGGGGGTAGGAAGCGAGGGCCGGGGGAGGGAAGGGGAATAAAGCCGGCTGTGATCAAACAGTCCGGGCAGGGAGTCGTGGCGGGAGGAAGGGAGGTGAAGACAGATGAAaggggagaggaagatgaaggggGACAGGCAGGAATTCCTGAGGAAGTTGCAGCCCATTGTAGTGACGCCGCTCCGGACCGCTGGGGCAGCCGGGATGAAAgggctttaaaatgtgtctctgcagaACCGGGCCTTAAGAAAACAGcaagcaggaggaagaggaggaggaggggaggggtgaggaagagaggaaggaggaaaagaggggaagagacagaaaggagaaggaggaggaggaggataataAGCTTTGAGAGTCAGACGCTGGAAGGccgaggagaggagagagtgaagagagaggagaaggtgCCATTAAGTAAtgtgaggagaggggaggacGGGAGGATAAAGGGAGATCAGACGGGAGAGCGGGTGAGGGCAGGTAGGAGCGACGAGAGGAGAGCAGGGCTATTAAGCAATCTTCCCGTGGCTGGGTGTAATCGCTGCAGCCAGCTGCGTCTGCAGGTGGAGAGCGAGCATCAATCCCAGCAATCAGACCGCAGGAAGCTGCTCCGCGGGGGGGAGGCATGTAACCCAGCGATTAGCCCCATCCCCGGATCCGCTATAGAGGCACCACGCTGTCCTGCAGGGGTGGAGATGCATGAAATTACAGGCGGGCGGTTGGGGGAGCGCAGGAATCTGATAGGAGGCGAGTGCAGCCCTGTGATTAGCGGCGCTTCTTTGCACGAGGCGGCAGGAATCTGTCTCGTTCCTGCTGCACCTCCCGGGGAAACAGCATGCCATACAGCGATTAGCCTCGTCCCCGCTCCCGTTACAGACGCAGCGTGGcgtcaaagacaaacaacacaGCGGACAGAAGCACAGCGGAGAGGCCCATCAGACGTGACCCCGCCTAGGAAGGCAATTTCAGAGGAAGGGAAGGCGGCACAGAAGAGGAAGGTGGAGGCGATGGAGGACGGGGAAGCaccgaggaagaggaggaaaaggggaAGGAGGCAAGCGAGGAGGGCGGCATGTTTTCTGAGAGAGGACAGAGCGAGGCGTGGGGTGAGCGCTGACCTCCAGGAAGGCCCGGAAACACTGGATAACTTCCTCTGCAGAATAAAACACCCTCTGTGTCACGAAACAGAGGACACATTTAGCTGTGACACACTAGTTGACGAGGGAACGAGGAAGGATTGCATGGATGAACTTCTCAGAGACCTTCAGTGTGAGGAACAGGACACTGCTCGAGACAATCCgactgacacacacaatcagagCTCTGAGAAGGACGAGGAGCCTTCTCCGAGTCGTGTGGACAGACTTAATGACACACATGGGGACATATTAACATGTAGCACCACTCATACTCACCACCGTCAAAGTGAAGAGAGGCAAACTAACAGTGGTGAAGCATCAGGTTTCTGTGAGCAGACTGCAGCTCAGAGCTCAGAGGCAAAgaataaccaatcagaggaggaTAAAACCAATCACTTTCAGACTCAAAGCGTCCTCTCTGATGCTGTGATCGATTATAAGTCCTGCGGAGGTATTGACGGTGGTCTGTGTGATCGTCTGAGCAGAAGTCATGAGTGTAATTTGGACCTATTAGCACGTAGCACCAATGCTACTCATGCAAACCATCGTCAACACAAGCAAACACAGGGTGATCAAACATCAGAATGTTGTGCAGCTCAGAGCTCAGACGCAAGCTACAGTGATTTGAACACAtcagataaccaatcagaggaggaTAAAACCAATCACTTTCAAACTCAAAGCCTCCTCTCTGAAGGTATCGATCAGACATGCGACAGGAGTCCCGGCACTGATTGTAATCACAGTACTGGGGACCTATTAGCATGTAGCACCAATGCTACTCATGCAGACCACCGTCAAAGTGAAGAGAGGCAAACAATTGGAGCTAAAGCTTCAGGTTATTGTGAGCCGACTGCAGCTCAGAGCTCAGAGGAGGATAGAACCAATccctttcagaataagagcctcCTCTCTGATGCGGTGGTCGATTATAAAGCCTGCGTGGGAGTGGATCAGAAAGTGAACAGGAGTCACTGCGCTGCTGTTGatgggaggaagaagaggaagcaggaggaagaggaggaggagaggaggaaggcgAAGGAGGTGTGGGAGAAGCAGTgggtgaggaggaaggagagggagaggaggaaggagttTCTCTACGCTGAGAAGAGGCCAtgtttccccctccctcctcagtgcatcttcctccctccttccctctcctcctcttcctccttctctttccgCCATACCATCATCCAGCATCACCTCTCCCTGTTGCCTCCCCCCTCTCACCTCCACTCTTACCCCCATCTgctcccctctttctccccccaTCTCAGTCtcaatcctcctcctcctcctcctcctccaccccctcctcttcatcccccTTTCTACTCTTCTTCCCCTATGTCTTTCCTGGACTCCCCCGCTCAGTTCCCATTGGCGGCTGCGTTTCATCCCATGCAGAGTCACCTGCCGCCCCTCTACCCTCCCCCCCCTCACCCCGCCGTCCTGCCCCTACAGGTGTTGTTCTAG
- the LOC134858676 gene encoding uncharacterized protein LOC134858676 isoform X1: MACYYIVISSTHLHDGQLRSIKGVFRGPIGAGGHREEGDSSFYCELCDKQYVRHQQYDNHINSYDHHHRQRLKELKQREFFRSLACRRTRKRREERREERREEERRLHQHEEARSEECAPGSGPMFRSTMEPGNQTGPDSVQNWSDTTLGTKPHTSLILPLDAGCWAFDPTDANRTTTSASILNETQMDYDNVSATENPCPRTSHFNEIPWARNYLSQPITPSNIPAADATTNGSSSSCKKVQTNVQSRVRPVSFSLPKRSCLLLHQSAAVFIQAGRGSGLSGKQEGVMLQEKVSDQQLRSPVPAEVGHWDNGDQNQCPVDKPGIQHSGTIMSTERGTGGHVPLCNGSVIPVEESGSEGRVSSLNDSGTGAQIYLNSGVPGPVPGPVPGPVPGPVPDSVCKTHDDLDNQEVDPPQGLVFPAQYPPKTSSPGVLNETLNPTQPKEPSVPPPNRPAEPFCRVLSRDGTRVFLWPSEMVSSTRTSPSISFSINPLLYDFRAHHRARDGGEGGRKRGPGEGRGIKPAVIKQSGQGVVAGGREVKTDERGEEDEGGQAGIPEEVAAHCSDAAPDRWGSRDERALKCVSAEPGLKKTASRRKRRRRGGVRKRGRRKRGEETERRRRRRRIISFESQTLEGRGEERVKREEKVPLSNVRRGEDGRIKGDQTGERVRAGRSDERRAGLLSNLPVAGCNRCSQLRLQVESEHQSQQSDRRKLLRGGEACNPAISPIPGSAIEAPRCPAGVEMHEITGGRLGERRNLIGGECSPVISGASLHEAAGICLVPAAPPGETACHTAISLVPAPVTDAAWRQRQTTQRTEAQRRGPSDVTPPRKAISEEGKAAQKRKVEAMEDGEAPRKRRKRGRRQARRAACFLREDRARRGVSADLQEGPETLDNFLCRIKHPLCHETEDTFSCDTLVDEGTRKDCMDELLRDLQCEEQDTARDNPTDTHNQSSEKDEEPSPSRVDRLNDTHGDILTCSTTHTHHRQSEERQTNSGEASGFCEQTAAQSSEAKNNQSEEDKTNHFQTQSVLSDAVIDYKSCGGIDGGLCDRLSRSHECNLDLLARSTNATHANHRQHKQTQGDQTSECCAAQSSDASYSDLNTSDNQSEEDKTNHFQTQSLLSEGIDQTCDRSPGTDCNHSTGDLLACSTNATHADHRQSEERQTIGAKASGYCEPTAAQSSEEDRTNPFQNKSLLSDAVVDYKACVGVDQKVNRSHCAAVDGRKKRKQEEEEEERRKAKEVWEKQWVRRKERERRKEFLYAEKRPCFPLPPQCIFLPPSLSSSSSFSFRHTIIQHHLSLLPPPSHLHSYPHLLPSFSPHLSLNPPPPPPPPPPPLHPPFYSSSPMSFLDSPAQFPLAAAFHPMQSHLPPLYPPPPHPAVLPLQVLF, translated from the exons gaggagggagactCCAGCTTCTACTGCGAGCTGTGTGATAAACAGTACGTGAGACACCAGCAGTACGACAACCACATCAACTCCTACGACCACCACCACAGGCAG CGGCTGAAGGAGCTGAAGCAGAGGGAGTTCTTCAGATCTCTGGCCTGCAGGAGGAccaggaagaggagggaggagaggagggaggagaggagggaggaagagaggaggctCCACCAGCATGAGGAGGCGAGGAGCGAGGAGTG tGCTCCAGGTTCTGGTCCCATGTTCAGATCCACCATGGAACCAGGAAACCAGACTGGACCGGACTCAGTGCAGAACTGGAGCGACACGACACTGGGAACAA aGCCTCACACCTCGCTGATTCTCCCGCTGGACGCCGGGTGCTGGGCGTTCGACCCGACGGACGCCAACAGAACCACAACCTCTGCCAGCATCCTCAACGAGACGCAGATGGACTACGATAACGTGTCCGCCACAGAGAACCCTTGCCCCAGAACCAGCCACTTTAACGAGATCCCCTGGGCTCGCAATTATTTAAGCCAGCCCATTACTCCCAGTAACATCCCAGCAGCTGACGCCACAACTAATggctccagcagctcctgcaaGAAGGTCCAGACCAACGTCCAGAGCAGAGTCCGGCCCGTGTCCTTTTCGCTGCCCAAGAGGAGCTGCCTCCTGCTCCACCAGTCAGCCGCCGTCTTCATCCAGGCCGGGCGGGGGTCCGGGTTGTCGGGGAAGCAGGAGGGTGTGATGCTGCAGGAGAAGGTCTCAGATCAGCAGCTCAGATCTCCAGTTCCTGCAGAAGTGGGTCACTGGGACAACGGGGACCAGAACCAGTGCCCTGTTGATAAACCTGGAATCCAGCACTCTGGGACGATTATGTCCACTGAGAGGGGGACTGGAGGCCATGTTCCTTTATGTAATGGCAGTGTGATCCCAGTAGAGGAGTCTGGGAGTGAAGGCCGGGTTTCCTCACTTAACGACAGCGGGACTGGAGCTCAGATTTATCTAAACAGTGGGGTACCAGGGCCGGTACCAGGGCCGGTACCAGGGCCGGTACCAGGGCCGGTACCAGACTCAGTTTGCAAAACCCACGACGATTTGGACAATCAAGAGGTCGACCCTCCCCAAGGTCTGGTTTTCCCCGCTCAGTATCCGCCCAAAACATCGTCTCCTGGGGTTTTAAATGAGACTTTAAACCCGACTCAACCCAAAGAACCGAGTGTCCCGCCTCCAAACCGCCCCGCAGAGCCGTTCTGTCGGGTCCTGAGCCGGGACGGCACCCGGGTTTTCCTCTGGCCGTCGGAGATGGTCAGCTCCACCCGGACGTCGCCTTCCATCTCCTTCAGCATCAACCCTCTGCTGTACGACTTCAGAGCCCACCACAGGGCCCGGGACGGGGGCGAGGGGGGTAGGAAGCGAGGGCCGGGGGAGGGAAGGGGAATAAAGCCGGCTGTGATCAAACAGTCCGGGCAGGGAGTCGTGGCGGGAGGAAGGGAGGTGAAGACAGATGAAaggggagaggaagatgaaggggGACAGGCAGGAATTCCTGAGGAAGTTGCAGCCCATTGTAGTGACGCCGCTCCGGACCGCTGGGGCAGCCGGGATGAAAgggctttaaaatgtgtctctgcagaACCGGGCCTTAAGAAAACAGcaagcaggaggaagaggaggaggaggggaggggtgaggaagagaggaaggaggaaaagaggggaagagacagaaaggagaaggaggaggaggaggataataAGCTTTGAGAGTCAGACGCTGGAAGGccgaggagaggagagagtgaagagagaggagaaggtgCCATTAAGTAAtgtgaggagaggggaggacGGGAGGATAAAGGGAGATCAGACGGGAGAGCGGGTGAGGGCAGGTAGGAGCGACGAGAGGAGAGCAGGGCTATTAAGCAATCTTCCCGTGGCTGGGTGTAATCGCTGCAGCCAGCTGCGTCTGCAGGTGGAGAGCGAGCATCAATCCCAGCAATCAGACCGCAGGAAGCTGCTCCGCGGGGGGGAGGCATGTAACCCAGCGATTAGCCCCATCCCCGGATCCGCTATAGAGGCACCACGCTGTCCTGCAGGGGTGGAGATGCATGAAATTACAGGCGGGCGGTTGGGGGAGCGCAGGAATCTGATAGGAGGCGAGTGCAGCCCTGTGATTAGCGGCGCTTCTTTGCACGAGGCGGCAGGAATCTGTCTCGTTCCTGCTGCACCTCCCGGGGAAACAGCATGCCATACAGCGATTAGCCTCGTCCCCGCTCCCGTTACAGACGCAGCGTGGcgtcaaagacaaacaacacaGCGGACAGAAGCACAGCGGAGAGGCCCATCAGACGTGACCCCGCCTAGGAAGGCAATTTCAGAGGAAGGGAAGGCGGCACAGAAGAGGAAGGTGGAGGCGATGGAGGACGGGGAAGCaccgaggaagaggaggaaaaggggaAGGAGGCAAGCGAGGAGGGCGGCATGTTTTCTGAGAGAGGACAGAGCGAGGCGTGGGGTGAGCGCTGACCTCCAGGAAGGCCCGGAAACACTGGATAACTTCCTCTGCAGAATAAAACACCCTCTGTGTCACGAAACAGAGGACACATTTAGCTGTGACACACTAGTTGACGAGGGAACGAGGAAGGATTGCATGGATGAACTTCTCAGAGACCTTCAGTGTGAGGAACAGGACACTGCTCGAGACAATCCgactgacacacacaatcagagCTCTGAGAAGGACGAGGAGCCTTCTCCGAGTCGTGTGGACAGACTTAATGACACACATGGGGACATATTAACATGTAGCACCACTCATACTCACCACCGTCAAAGTGAAGAGAGGCAAACTAACAGTGGTGAAGCATCAGGTTTCTGTGAGCAGACTGCAGCTCAGAGCTCAGAGGCAAAgaataaccaatcagaggaggaTAAAACCAATCACTTTCAGACTCAAAGCGTCCTCTCTGATGCTGTGATCGATTATAAGTCCTGCGGAGGTATTGACGGTGGTCTGTGTGATCGTCTGAGCAGAAGTCATGAGTGTAATTTGGACCTATTAGCACGTAGCACCAATGCTACTCATGCAAACCATCGTCAACACAAGCAAACACAGGGTGATCAAACATCAGAATGTTGTGCAGCTCAGAGCTCAGACGCAAGCTACAGTGATTTGAACACAtcagataaccaatcagaggaggaTAAAACCAATCACTTTCAAACTCAAAGCCTCCTCTCTGAAGGTATCGATCAGACATGCGACAGGAGTCCCGGCACTGATTGTAATCACAGTACTGGGGACCTATTAGCATGTAGCACCAATGCTACTCATGCAGACCACCGTCAAAGTGAAGAGAGGCAAACAATTGGAGCTAAAGCTTCAGGTTATTGTGAGCCGACTGCAGCTCAGAGCTCAGAGGAGGATAGAACCAATccctttcagaataagagcctcCTCTCTGATGCGGTGGTCGATTATAAAGCCTGCGTGGGAGTGGATCAGAAAGTGAACAGGAGTCACTGCGCTGCTGTTGatgggaggaagaagaggaagcaggaggaagaggaggaggagaggaggaaggcgAAGGAGGTGTGGGAGAAGCAGTgggtgaggaggaaggagagggagaggaggaaggagttTCTCTACGCTGAGAAGAGGCCAtgtttccccctccctcctcagtgcatcttcctccctccttccctctcctcctcttcctccttctctttccgCCATACCATCATCCAGCATCACCTCTCCCTGTTGCCTCCCCCCTCTCACCTCCACTCTTACCCCCATCTgctcccctctttctccccccaTCTCAGTCtcaatcctcctcctcctcctcctcctccaccccctcctcttcatcccccTTTCTACTCTTCTTCCCCTATGTCTTTCCTGGACTCCCCCGCTCAGTTCCCATTGGCGGCTGCGTTTCATCCCATGCAGAGTCACCTGCCGCCCCTCTACCCTCCCCCCCCTCACCCCGCCGTCCTGCCCCTACAGGTGTTGTTCTAG